The following is a genomic window from Carassius gibelio isolate Cgi1373 ecotype wild population from Czech Republic chromosome B7, carGib1.2-hapl.c, whole genome shotgun sequence.
GAAATGGTTGAAATTGCACAAATTGGACTTCCTTGGGATTCCATCCTGTGTAGGGTTCGGTCTTCATGAAGCATACAGGTATGTGGGTTTATATCCTGATGTTTGGAAACTTTTATAGACTATTATACACTTCTGCTCAAATGTTTGggctaaaaaaaatataatttttaaagaaataatacttttattcagcaaagattcagaaaaatgtaattaaagacATATATTTCATATGATGTTGTTTTTTATACttgttattcatcaaagaatcctgaaaatatgtatgcaaagtatttgtttttgaaagtgaaagtgattttgttcttttttggtatggcacaatcaagcgacgttcacttgcagaacgcaagctagtgggcacataagtctgaagtaatgaatttagataaatgggtgcagagccatgGGCCAGgcccagtggtggttttgtatgcaaacatcaatgccttgaattttatgcgagcagctatggTAGCCAGTGTtaactgataaacagaggtgtaacCTGTATTCTCCTccgctcattaaaaatgaatcttgctgttgcgttctggattaattgtaaaggtttgatagaactggctgaaagacatgccaagagagcattgcaatagtccagcctggacagaacaaaagcttgaacaaggagttgtgcagcatgttccgaaagaaagggcctgatcttcttaatGTTGAATAAATCAAATCTGCAGGATTCTCACAGCTatctgatcatcaatcataactccatgGTTTCTGGCTAATTTCGAAGGAGTAATGGTGGATGTGCCTAACTGGATACATAGTAGTCTATAGTCAATAAATTGTGAGAAAAGGCTCAAGACATTCAAGATAAGACGTTACTGTCAGATAAGTAAATAATTATACTGACATAAGAAAAATGtcaatatattgtatatttgtaaTAGTCTTATAGCCAACAGTAATACATTTTGCAATTGGGAAATGGTGAAatgtatttacatacattttttcccCATCACACCTGTAATAATGTTATGCTTTGTGATTGTGAACACTGATATCTTTGATCACTGATTTGCATTTAACTGATTTTCATAACCATGCATCATGAGCACCACAATctaatattaatcatattcacTTCCCTGCAGGTTTTTAGTTTTTCCTAGCATGGGTCATACTCTACAGACAGTCATGGATGAAGGGAATGATACTCTGTCTGAGAAAGCTGTGCTCCAGGTTGCATTGCGACTAGTGAGTGTACTATTAAAAGATTTTCAGATTTAGCCATGTCGTTCTCTATGAAAGCCCTgtatataaagtgtgtgtgtgtgtgttttgtagttgGATGCACTGGAATTCATCCATGAGAAGGAATATGCCCATGCTGACATCCATGCTGGAAATATTTACATCAACGCTGACAGCCACACAGAGGTCAATAATCATGTCCCTTATGAACTGAACACATATACTCTATACATTACTTAAGTTTTAaagcgtttgtttgtttgtttgtttgtttggtaggTTTTCTTGTCAGGCTTTGGCCTTGCATTTAGGTTTTGCCCTGGTGGAAATCATGTGGAGTACAGACAGGGTAGCCGCACCGCACACCAGGGTAACATCAACTTCATCAGTGTGGACTCTCACAAGGGAGCTGGTGAGCATCACTTGATCAATGCATTACTTACTTTATCCATGTAAGAAAGCAAGTCTAATTTGCATGTATATGAATGTTTTGCAGGTCCCTCTCGTCGTAGTGACCTGCAGTCTCTGGGTTACTGTATGCTGTACTGGATGACAGGCTCACTACCCTGGAGTCAGCTCTCTCATACAAGCTCGGCCATTGCTGCAGAGAAGGAGAGGTCAGTAAAACCacaaaaaacatcttcatcagttgcATAAACTGCTTTAACAAGCCTTATATGTTAGTCATCAAATTCTTTTATAAGACTGGTCACAACTTGAAGTCAGTTACATAAGAAGGTAAATTTGAATCCAGAAATCAAGACTGATTACCCCTTGGCTAAATGCTATGTGGTCGGACTAGTTCTTGTAACACagtaacataacataataataacatatactTACGACCAGGAGTAGTGTGGTATAGTTGTTACAGCTTCAAGAAATAAACTTCTGCGGTGggcaaaatgttttgtttacagaGTGTTTGATACTAAGGACCCCTAAATATAAAGGACCACCTTATCAAATATCAAGTCAAGtttagctttattgtcattccgctACATGCGTGGACATACAGAGGAACGAAATGTCATGTCTCACAGGAccacggtgctacataaatacagacatacaacaatgaagtaaaacagtatgaacctatacacaactaacctactgacagattttgaatatgaatatactatatataaatgtttacctatacattagggctgaaacgattcctcgagtaactcgattacaaaaaataatcgaggcaaattcctctgcctcagcctcttttaatttattttaaatctcacgtcaggttatttggcaatgttttttttaatgtgacacaagcgctgcgtccgaagagtcagcagtgttttgatttgagggtacGTGCAAACGTAAGGAGAACTtcgtggcatgtgtccattgtAAGATATAGCTGGCATACACAAGTAggaccctatgatttccgcgatccAGAAAACGCGgtgggaatcgcggaatccagtcataaaaacggaatttacagtttaacgcggaatggcaaggaatttgccaaattttgaatgaattcatcaaaaataggtcattgcacttacatcaaatcacgatatggactaaatctgtaaatattaagccggaatagtctgtttaaatatgaatcctgcatgttctgcgtgtctttaatgaatggagcagaagcgcgtcttcattcattaaacacacggaagCGCACATGAAGCTCGCGGTGAATTCAGTGTCTGCTGTCTctctaaataaggacgtgaacacatgaacaacatctccagaactgctctgacagtcacttcatgagcatttgaccgtttgatttgagtaaaactagcgtcacatcacatacacagaactgtaaaggtacaccaatccgtcaaaataaaagtccggttaaagACTGTTGTTCAGCACAATATACATAGCCTTCTaagttactaaaaaaaaattttttttttttttttttttaatcacacaacatttcttccatgttttattttttttatagtaaataccCTTTGTTTACCAGAAAgttaattaaaatagtaatttttaattaaatagttaattaaatagttaattaaattttcaataattaaaagaaattaaattagcgttttatgtgtttaatgtgcatctcagaaaatgctttatttaaaaccccaactgaatggcacttaaatgcacttaattcatctgtcaactttattgtcgttgttcacagtacaagtacagacagagaatcaatgggtaataattaaatgtttatttttgatgtatgcatttcattctatgcatttaaaaaatgcattttgggaAGTGGAGTAGTGAGATGGTTCATGTTACAGGAGGTAGGGGGTTTGTGTGGGGTTTCAGAGGCAGGCTGGGTGATTTGAGTTCAGGGCTCTCAAAGCCAGGGggaaaaagctgttgagcagtctgCTGGAGCGGGCTCTGATGCTCCGGTACCGTCTTACTGATGGCAAGAGCTTGAAGAGACTGTGGGAGGGATTGGTGGGGTCCTTTACGATACTGTTGGCTTTGCTGGAGAATCGTGTAAAGAAAATATTCAGGATGGAGGGGAGAGGGGCACCGATGATATTTGCAGCTGTGTTCACCTTTAGAGTGTTTGAGGGTCTTGTGGTCTGCTGCACTACAGTTCCTgtaccagacagtgatgcagctggttaGCATGCTCTCTATGGTGCCCCTGTATAATCTGGTGAGGATAAGTGGAGGGAGAATTGCTCTTTTCAACCGGTGGAGAAAGTGTAGGTGCTGTTGTGTCTTCTTAGAGAGTGACATGTtgttggtggtccaggtgagATCCCTTGTGATGTGCACCCCCAAGAATTTAGTGCTGCTGACTCTCCCCAGTCAAGCTGTTGATGGTCAGTTGGGGTTGGTCAACggagtttctcctgaagtccaatATAAAGGGAACTTTATATTTTAAGGCTTGTTAATACTTTGtgagaaaaatgttatttaaaaaaaaaaaattagatttataaagttaaaattaaagaataatatctgaaaaaaggtaaaaatgttaATTGAATACATTAAGACAATAGTTTATAAAACAGataattgtaaacattttttgCATCTTTAAAATTTTCTGTGGACCCCTAGTTCCCCCTTTGGGGTCCATCTTGGAGTCCAATTTAACGAGAGCAGAACATAATCTATAAcggaatttttttacaaatacatgttttgtttaaaaaaaaatatctaattatttttcctaaaaaaaaatatttcatttccacCCTAGCTTGTGTACTGCATCTATTGCTTGCTTTTGTAACTTGCTTTTTGCAGTGCTGCAGATATTGTTGGctcttgtatgataaattgcttgtGATGTGCCTCATTAATAAGCATTTTATTGATTAAGAAATGAAGGTTGCTAGTACACCATGAGCCATTAGCTTTCACTGGGTTTTGAAAAAGCCCTTTTCGTCCCTTTATTGAGTgtacttttaatttgtttaaatacaaGTGACTGCTGTCCGACTGTGTGCGTCTTCATACCATATGCACTTAGAATCATAAAGGAACATCGCTACTGTATGTACAATTTTCAAGAATTAAAACATACCACTTTCCAAAGGCAAGGCTACACTTATGTGCTTTTATGTTGATATGTTTTCTGCCTGCCTACAGGTATATTTCTGATATCACTGGACTTTTGAGTGGCCATTACAAACAGAAGAAAACTTCAGGTGAGCATGCTTCTTTCTATCCTCAATTCATATGCTAGTGAAGATGCGtatgtaatgtttgttttttcaatttaGGTGCTTTACAAAAATACCTGTCTAATGTAATGAGCCTGCAGTATACTGAGAAACCAGATTACACACTTCTGAAAGCTGGGCTTCATGAGAGCTTACAGAAGATGGGTGGGAGTCTGAATGAATCCCTGCATTTGTAGGTAACACACATTCAAGTATTTACATGACTACTCCTATATATTGTCTGCATATGATAGGTAACATAGTCCTCCAGTTTTATTCTCAtgtatttaatacaaaaataacaaggTAGCTGTAAGAAATAAATTGTTCATGAGCAACTTAAGTCGTCAACTTGTATTCATGATCATGCTGACAATGtcaatatgaattgaattgaatacgtGAATTCTCAGTCtcacttgtttcttttttttaattacaggtGAAACCATACTGACAAGAGTTGACAGGTGTGGAATGTGGATTTAATGGTCTTATGGAATGTTTCAGAAAGCTTTAATGTTTTACAAGCaacttttattacagtttttacaatgATATTGCTGTGTGCATGTTTTCTCTCATAGGTCGAGTTTTAATCACTGtgatttattagtagtagttgttgttttttaaataagaaaacaatgtttatttgtaaggatgacttttttttaatacaaatcatTTCTCCCCATTACATTTCATGCGATCAGTGAAGGTAAAGGTTTTGTTTTAGGTTTACACTTTTGGCAAGAGCATGTTCATGTTATAAaggttattatttttagtattttacgtttttaaaagttgtattgtaccttactaaaaataataaaaaaacagtacccaaaaatgttttttgatgaTCAATGCTACCGTAAGGGGGCATCAACGATTCACATGTATGTGATTGTAACGGAACTTAAATCGCCAGGTGTTGTCTTCTACACGGAATATATCATAAATGTTCAATACGAAGACTTTGATGAGCTTGTTTATAGTTTTTACACTAGTGGACAGTAACAGCTAAGTTGCACACCATgaatcaacaaaaaataaaagcgtCGACGAATGGCTGAGCTGGAGCAGTGGACCGAGAAACTCATCCAAAATAGCGGCCAAAGCCAGTGTGAAACGACTATAAAAGACAGCGTTGTCGGggtaagtagtagtagtaaaggTGTGTGTGATAATAATCTATGTAGAGTAGCGCGGGTGTGTGATATCAGCCTCGCGGTGGATGGAGCACACAGATGTCTGTATGCGGTTCTTGTCCGAGGGGAGCGCTGTCTTCCCCGCGGTGCTGAGCGACGTCGCGCGGGAGCGTCTGCTGGAGTGAGGGACCGATTAAACCTCTGTTATGACACCACTCACTACACACCTGAGCCCCTGTTTATCTAACTCATCTGCGTAATCGAGCCCAGTGAAAATCGTGCTGAAATAAGCACAATCTAGTTGTTACAAGGGCTCTGATCTTCTGCTTTGAAGCAAGTGTTGCCTTGAATTTTGAACTCGCATGAGTGAATTTCAGAGAACACTACTTTCAGTTCTAGTGTAATGACAGTAATTCAATCAAACTCAAAATGACAAGAGTTTTGTCCTTCGTTTCTTCAGCTTGGAGGAGATGGAGTGTTTTACAGCCTTGCACAATGCTAAAGTAAATGTACTGAAGTTAGACATGAACCCTGATTTGGTATGTTATGTATGCAATTTTTTCATCCCAGcctcaacatttttcattttagggCTGATGCATTactaatcgaaaaaaaaaaaagtcataccaTGTAAGTAGACATCGGATAGTCAGAGCAAGGTCACCCTGATAAATTGTGCAGAAGTATGACATAGTGTTTTACTACAGTGGCGTTAAACGTTAATATTGTGCCCTCAAGAtgccaaaatgttaaaatattttttgttgattttcagagttctattttaatttaacttaattcttTGTGGGGGAGATTATAAAGCATTTAGCTGAATACTGCTTCATGGCAGTATTTCTGGTTGAAAAGTTTCATATATTTTCGTTTAACAGTTTTTAGGCTTGTCTAGAAAACTCATGtaaattaatctttaaatgtaACTTATTAATCAGTCTTAAATCACAGTTGTGTTTCAGGCTTTTAGGAGTCGTGCCTCATCGTCTCACCTCTTTTTTCCATATAATTCCATGTTCCAAGTTACTTCCTGTCTACTCTGTAgtataatatttaaaagtaaaaaagtgcacacaaaaaaaagcgttgaatataatttaaaaaaaaaaatattttattgggtagaaattgtgatttttaaaatatttttttaaattctccTTTTTAATTCCTCAGCTTGATAGAACTACTGCCTCGGGGAGTTGAAAAACACTGTTAAGGTGAAGTTCTGCAGGTTAAGTGTAGTAATTTTAGTGGAAATATGCCTAGCTGGGAATTCAGTGG
Proteins encoded in this region:
- the LOC127962529 gene encoding inactive serine/threonine-protein kinase VRK3 isoform X2; protein product: MLNFCPQCGSKLQSGFRFCPSCGGRLPEDPPETVASQPAEPHPDSVLSAVSAMEVDSAGDSSQSALNRPPLYSTRRKTLSSTAEQSLDKKSLKSPRKGKASPRIKEQEEVKQTFPVTFQTPDKTSTMSPRKHKASPQVKDEDAKQTSSIIQSPTKCKARKRVCAVEPVPEGTVVCDQSSKKWKLVELLWQTELDLTYAVCQANQHADSNDCKYMLRLGAKEGHLFNEQNFHLRAAKPDAVEKWLKLHKLDFLGIPSCVGFGLHEAYRFLVFPSMGHTLQTVMDEGNDTLSEKAVLQVALRLLDALEFIHEKEYAHADIHAGNIYINADSHTEVFLSGFGLAFRFCPGGNHVEYRQGSRTAHQGNINFISVDSHKGAGPSRRSDLQSLGYCMLYWMTGSLPWSQLSHTSSAIAAEKERYISDITGLLSGHYKQKKTSGALQKYLSNVMSLQYTEKPDYTLLKAGLHESLQKMGGSLNESLHL
- the LOC127962529 gene encoding inactive serine/threonine-protein kinase VRK3 isoform X1 encodes the protein MLNFCPQCGSKLQSGFRFCPSCGGRLPEDPPETVASQPAEPHPDSVLSAVSAMEVDSAGDSSQSALNRPPLYSTRRKTLSSTAEQSLDKKSLKSPRKGKASPRIKEQEEVKQTFPVTFQTPDKTSTMSPRKHKASPQVKDEDAKQTSSIIQSPTKCKARKRVCAVEPVPEGTVVCDQSSKKWKLVELLWQTELDLTYAVCQANQHADSNDCKYMLRLGAKEGHLFNEQNFHLRAAKPDAVEKWLKLHKLDFLGIPSCVGFGLHEAYRFLVFPSMGHTLQTVMDEGNDTLSEKAVLQVALRLLDALEFIHEKEYAHADIHAGNIYINADSHTEVFLSGFGLAFRFCPGGNHVEYRQGSRTAHQGNINFISVDSHKGAGPSRRSDLQSLGYCMLYWMTGSLPWSQLSHTSSAIAAEKERYISDITGLLSGHYKQKKTSGALQKYLSNVMSLQYTEKPDYTLLKAGLHESLQKMGGSLNESLHL